A window of the Butyricimonas faecalis genome harbors these coding sequences:
- a CDS encoding TonB-dependent receptor, which produces MKCRFRIIEILCLLGYLSIALPTQAQSQTRFRLQGTIKDAKTNELLEFATVLLQNDSVQLHAISDTKGSFSISNVPVGTYSLGISFIGYTSIHQSLTIRRDTTMAIALQPDNITLKDIIVTASESRGLTTSSKINRKAMELLQPSSFTDILALLPGGRTKDPALGGVNQARLREVGISSNNYDISSLGTAFLVNGVPINTDANMQHVLGASQSDHDYYRNSTGKGVDMRMLSTDFIESVEVIRGIPSVEYGELTSGVIKIQRKAGAHPWEARVKADPESKLVYLGKGFATDKGWIFNFGFDYLDAKIDPRNNLENYKRLTATTHVAREWKTNARSLSWNLDLDYGQSIDDEKSDPDISYKKIDKYKSSYHRMSVANTLNWVFTESTHWKYVNLTAAVDYSLNKIKQTKFISLDKDTPIPDNTEEGEHDGIFLPYRYTAHLKVDGKPINAYVKAMSELHFDLFSSTNKLKAGIEWRMSKNLGKGQVYDLTRPLYPSTSYRPRPYDEIPADHLLSFFIEDRIDIPVNQHRLIVAGGIRTFSPLNLDADYRMQGKMYFDPRVNAQWKFPTLLLGDRKLNIQLVGGIGWQRKMPVMSQLYPEKIYYDLSQLNYYHTNADFRRLNIMTYIIDPTNYNLEPARNKKWEVRLDFDYDKHLFSVNYFHEKMTDGFRTTNYYRSFPYKKYDASGIDHTSLQGPPELSDLTYTTDTVISTYSRNTNGSMIIKEGVEFQYSSNRIESIHTRLTVTGAWFKSTYHNSQPVYRKPSVMLNGKELKYIGLYLDDDGYIREQFNTNFMFDTYLQKLGLNFATSVQCMWFSAQESMRKNGVPIKYVDIKGEEHDYTAADQADMERQHLVVNYNEAAFKRTTVPVSININFSATKYFNQKIGLSLFVNNILDYNPSYEANGAKIRRKAIPYFGMELNIKL; this is translated from the coding sequence ATGAAATGCAGATTTAGAATTATCGAGATTCTTTGTTTATTAGGCTACCTGTCTATCGCGCTACCGACTCAAGCGCAAAGTCAAACACGATTTCGCCTACAAGGCACCATAAAAGACGCCAAGACAAACGAGTTACTGGAATTTGCCACCGTATTACTCCAAAATGATTCCGTGCAACTCCACGCCATCAGTGATACGAAAGGATCGTTCAGCATCAGCAACGTCCCCGTCGGCACCTATTCTCTCGGCATCTCCTTCATCGGGTACACCTCGATACACCAGTCCCTAACCATCCGCCGGGACACCACCATGGCCATCGCCTTGCAACCGGACAACATCACGCTGAAAGACATTATCGTCACCGCTTCCGAATCCAGGGGACTGACCACCTCGTCGAAGATCAACCGCAAAGCCATGGAACTCCTGCAACCGTCAAGTTTCACGGATATTCTGGCCCTACTGCCGGGTGGTAGGACGAAAGATCCCGCCCTCGGAGGCGTGAACCAAGCCCGCTTGCGGGAAGTCGGCATTTCCAGCAACAACTACGACATCTCGTCGTTAGGAACCGCTTTTCTTGTCAATGGCGTGCCCATCAACACGGATGCCAACATGCAACACGTGCTGGGAGCCAGTCAAAGCGACCACGACTACTACCGGAACAGCACGGGCAAAGGCGTCGATATGCGTATGCTGTCGACCGATTTCATCGAAAGCGTGGAAGTCATCCGGGGCATTCCCTCCGTTGAATACGGGGAACTGACCAGCGGGGTGATCAAAATACAACGAAAAGCGGGAGCCCATCCCTGGGAAGCCCGCGTGAAAGCCGACCCCGAAAGCAAACTGGTTTACCTCGGGAAAGGATTCGCGACAGACAAAGGATGGATATTCAACTTCGGCTTCGATTACCTGGATGCCAAGATTGACCCCCGCAACAACCTGGAGAACTACAAACGTCTCACGGCAACCACCCACGTGGCCCGCGAATGGAAAACAAACGCCCGGTCATTATCCTGGAATCTGGACCTCGACTACGGCCAATCCATCGATGACGAGAAAAGCGATCCCGACATCAGTTACAAAAAGATCGATAAATACAAATCCAGCTACCACCGGATGTCCGTGGCAAACACATTGAACTGGGTATTCACCGAATCCACGCACTGGAAATACGTCAACCTGACGGCCGCCGTGGACTACTCGCTGAACAAAATCAAGCAAACAAAATTCATCTCGCTAGACAAAGACACCCCCATCCCCGACAACACGGAAGAAGGCGAACACGACGGGATCTTTCTCCCGTACCGCTATACGGCACACTTAAAAGTGGATGGTAAACCCATCAACGCCTACGTGAAAGCCATGAGTGAACTCCACTTCGATCTTTTCAGCAGCACGAACAAATTGAAGGCGGGAATTGAATGGCGGATGAGTAAAAACCTGGGGAAAGGTCAGGTTTACGACTTGACACGCCCGCTTTACCCCTCGACATCGTACCGTCCCAGACCGTATGACGAGATCCCGGCCGACCACCTGCTGTCATTCTTCATCGAGGACCGGATTGACATTCCCGTCAACCAACACCGACTCATCGTGGCCGGAGGAATACGAACATTCTCCCCGCTGAACCTGGACGCGGACTACCGCATGCAAGGCAAAATGTACTTTGACCCCCGGGTGAACGCGCAATGGAAATTCCCGACCTTGCTTCTCGGTGACCGGAAACTAAACATCCAGCTTGTCGGCGGCATCGGCTGGCAAAGAAAAATGCCCGTCATGTCGCAACTCTACCCGGAGAAAATCTATTACGACCTCTCCCAATTGAACTATTACCACACGAACGCGGACTTCCGCCGTTTAAACATAATGACCTACATCATCGACCCGACGAACTACAACCTGGAACCTGCCCGCAACAAGAAATGGGAAGTACGTCTGGATTTCGATTACGACAAACACCTCTTCTCCGTGAACTACTTCCACGAGAAAATGACCGACGGATTCAGAACGACCAATTACTACCGCTCCTTCCCCTATAAAAAGTACGATGCCTCGGGCATTGACCACACGTCATTGCAAGGTCCTCCGGAACTAAGCGACCTGACCTACACGACCGACACGGTGATCAGCACCTACAGCAGAAACACGAACGGTAGCATGATCATCAAAGAAGGAGTTGAATTCCAATACTCCTCCAACCGCATCGAATCCATACACACCCGCCTCACGGTGACCGGGGCATGGTTCAAATCGACCTACCACAACAGCCAGCCGGTGTACCGGAAACCCAGCGTGATGCTGAACGGGAAAGAACTAAAATACATCGGACTATACCTGGACGACGACGGGTACATCCGGGAACAATTCAACACGAACTTCATGTTCGACACGTACCTGCAAAAACTCGGACTCAACTTTGCCACCTCCGTACAATGCATGTGGTTCTCCGCGCAGGAAAGCATGAGAAAGAACGGTGTACCCATCAAGTACGTGGACATCAAAGGCGAAGAACACGATTACACGGCAGCCGACCAAGCCGACATGGAACGCCAGCACCTGGTAGTAAATTACAACGAAGCCGCTTTCAAGCGGACCACGGTCCCCGTATCCATCAACATCAACTTCTCGGCGACCAAATACTTCAATCAAAAAATAGGACTTTCCCTATTCGTGAACAACATTCTGGATTACAACCCCAGCTACGAGGCCAACGGGGCAAAGATCAGAAGAAAAGCGATCCCCTACTTCGGGATGGAATTGAATATCAAATTATAA
- a CDS encoding DUF4876 domain-containing protein: MKNNFIIFCSLIMTIFSILSCTDDNKTINTTEFTLTATLPEGFEDPSISDMVVKFTNVNTGRVINNTSFANNQIQITLPEGMYHISMEGVIRYKREGENQEGQIRGYEESVNISGPTASLATQLFISQASSDFIIAEIFFTGTVTEEGKQYNGDKYIKIYNNTNKVLYADGLSILESEFLTTDKQDYTPDIMKQAMAVSSIITIPGNGTQYPVNPGEYITIADNAINHQAYNSNSFDLSKADFEIFYDDSDDIDNPDVTNMLTPYDIFGFHNRGFHSYAIARLGDIETYLQNYKYDYEYLFVFEEYEIPMEESCYKVPNEMIVDAVNLSVQSEFQWIVTSPAIDMGWTYCGVIDRDENRYGKSVLRKTFSTTEDGRAILQDSNNSTEDFIPEATPSLKK, encoded by the coding sequence ATGAAAAACAATTTTATCATTTTCTGTTCGCTGATCATGACGATTTTCAGTATTCTATCATGTACGGACGATAACAAAACAATCAATACCACCGAGTTCACACTCACCGCGACCCTGCCGGAAGGTTTCGAAGACCCCAGCATATCCGACATGGTCGTGAAATTCACCAACGTCAACACCGGACGTGTAATCAACAACACCTCCTTCGCGAACAATCAAATCCAGATAACCCTCCCGGAAGGCATGTACCACATCAGCATGGAAGGCGTTATCCGATACAAGAGAGAGGGTGAAAACCAAGAAGGACAAATCCGGGGCTACGAAGAATCCGTCAACATATCAGGCCCAACCGCCTCCCTAGCCACCCAACTGTTCATCAGTCAAGCCTCTTCCGATTTCATCATCGCCGAAATCTTCTTCACGGGAACGGTAACGGAAGAAGGCAAACAATACAATGGTGACAAATACATTAAAATCTACAACAACACGAATAAAGTGCTCTACGCGGACGGACTGTCCATCCTGGAATCAGAATTCTTGACCACGGACAAGCAAGACTACACGCCCGATATCATGAAACAGGCCATGGCTGTAAGTTCTATCATTACCATCCCGGGAAACGGAACCCAATACCCGGTTAATCCCGGAGAATACATCACCATTGCCGATAACGCGATAAACCACCAGGCCTATAACTCGAATTCCTTTGATTTGAGCAAAGCGGACTTCGAAATCTTCTATGACGACAGTGATGATATCGACAACCCGGACGTTACAAACATGTTGACCCCGTATGACATATTTGGATTCCACAACCGCGGATTCCATAGCTACGCGATAGCCCGCCTGGGGGATATCGAAACATATTTACAGAACTACAAGTATGACTACGAATACCTATTCGTTTTTGAAGAATACGAGATCCCCATGGAAGAAAGTTGCTACAAAGTACCCAACGAAATGATTGTCGACGCGGTCAACTTGAGTGTCCAATCGGAATTCCAATGGATTGTAACCTCCCCGGCCATAGACATGGGTTGGACCTATTGCGGGGTGATCGACAGGGATGAAAACCGGTACGGGAAAAGCGTGCTCCGGAAAACATTCTCGACCACCGAAGACGGCAGAGCCATCCTGCAAGACTCCAACAATTCAACGGAAGACTTCATCCCGGAAGCCACGCCATCACTGAAAAAGTAA
- a CDS encoding DUF4876 domain-containing protein produces the protein MINKISYALAFMLFICAGFIACTDDDKVKITEFTLTFTAPENLNVSGISDLQVSFKNINTGKLTTNKMSGTEGKITLNEGLYNISVEGKINYTVDERTIEGQVKGYKESVNIIGTTSTDNIKLFLFNSKADFVIEEIYFAGSTTPEGKQYLGDQYIKIYNNSDSVLYADGLVILESAFKTSQHFEFTPDVMSQAMVVQCVYAIPGNGKDYPVQPGESILICDKANDHREANSNSFDLRNANFEWYDETKNNMDTDNPEVTNLDKIYCYSNTIWVLNNQGLCAYAIARLKVDRNTFLTDYTYNATYISATGSSMNKSGYQVPNEWIIDAVNISNKAQYAWNVVDASLDMGYTYCGEVQLDKNRYNKSVRRKVLTTTIDGRKILQDTNNSTEDFEAQATPSLKQ, from the coding sequence ATGATCAATAAAATTTCTTACGCGCTAGCATTTATGCTATTCATCTGTGCCGGGTTTATCGCCTGCACGGATGATGACAAAGTTAAAATCACAGAGTTTACGTTAACGTTCACGGCACCGGAAAACTTGAATGTCTCCGGTATCTCCGACCTGCAAGTCTCGTTCAAGAACATAAACACCGGCAAACTGACCACAAACAAGATGAGCGGAACCGAAGGGAAAATCACGCTCAACGAAGGCCTTTACAACATCTCCGTCGAGGGGAAAATAAATTATACCGTTGACGAGCGAACCATTGAAGGACAAGTAAAAGGATACAAAGAATCCGTGAACATTATCGGAACGACAAGCACCGATAACATCAAACTATTCCTTTTCAACTCGAAAGCAGACTTCGTTATTGAAGAGATCTATTTCGCCGGAAGCACGACCCCGGAAGGGAAACAATATCTAGGGGATCAATACATTAAAATATACAACAACTCGGACTCCGTGCTATATGCCGACGGGCTTGTGATCCTGGAATCCGCTTTCAAAACTTCCCAACACTTCGAGTTTACACCGGATGTTATGTCACAAGCAATGGTAGTTCAATGCGTGTATGCCATTCCCGGAAATGGGAAAGACTACCCGGTACAACCCGGAGAATCTATTCTGATATGTGATAAGGCCAACGATCATAGGGAAGCAAACTCCAATTCATTCGATTTGAGAAATGCGAACTTCGAATGGTATGACGAGACAAAAAACAACATGGATACCGACAACCCGGAAGTAACCAATTTAGACAAAATATACTGTTACTCAAACACAATATGGGTATTGAACAACCAAGGACTTTGCGCTTATGCCATTGCTCGTCTGAAAGTGGATCGAAATACTTTTTTAACCGATTACACATACAACGCTACATACATCAGTGCTACAGGTAGTTCCATGAACAAGAGTGGTTACCAAGTCCCCAACGAATGGATCATCGACGCCGTCAACATCAGCAACAAAGCACAATACGCGTGGAATGTCGTTGACGCCTCCCTCGACATGGGATACACCTACTGCGGGGAAGTCCAACTCGACAAAAACCGCTACAACAAAAGTGTCCGTCGGAAAGTACTTACCACCACGATCGATGGCCGCAAGATACTGCAAGACACGAACAACTCCACGGAAGACTTTGAGGCCCAAGCCACCCCGTCTTTAAAACAATAA
- a CDS encoding DUF6850 family outer membrane beta-barrel protein, with product MTTFRFILIFCLLFRAFGTWAQDTIPANTRARIYFSPTENFVSQIYRNPAINYYAHTFSISEIQIGWEQQNANKAFLPQLGSENSHFSFHAFSYLPLGENSKTWGNAYFKKGKKEKVEWNETSDYLTVYPYVVADSVGGDMDFEEYYFAGGYAQEHQRFTWGVYANYRALIEYRQIDPRPRNIVSDLKASVGISARLNRQYALGLALHVGKYKQTNSLKFYSELGSAITYNLSGLGMDYVRFRRGATSLFYDGHRYGASLEIFPRDKQGFSGSFGYERFSFEKLISDLNDLPLNTLNQDEMKAEIAYTSFRNNHQWGIRTRATYQNRQGIESLIGSASTNVYEKTGEAEQLSVKKADLSLSGVYGQTKGNRFTWYLSPKAGFNSFKMEYIDPARLMKINYLYGGMNLFAAAGYKKSSFQLVLDGTYRKNSTADLQLTEIDQEQIALAAVYKAYDNLSADNWTTNIEVRWNYSLPKNRGIFIKLNWQHDSCKNDLHRETLQAHCGIVF from the coding sequence ATGACGACTTTTCGTTTCATTCTGATTTTTTGCCTTCTTTTCCGGGCCTTCGGGACTTGGGCACAGGACACTATTCCGGCAAACACCCGCGCTCGGATCTACTTCTCCCCGACGGAGAATTTCGTGTCGCAAATCTATCGTAACCCGGCAATAAACTACTATGCCCACACGTTCTCCATATCGGAAATACAAATCGGTTGGGAACAACAGAACGCGAACAAGGCATTCTTGCCCCAGTTAGGATCGGAAAACAGCCATTTCTCCTTCCACGCGTTTTCCTACCTGCCATTGGGAGAAAACAGCAAGACCTGGGGAAATGCCTACTTCAAAAAAGGAAAAAAGGAAAAAGTGGAATGGAACGAAACGTCCGATTATCTCACCGTGTACCCTTACGTGGTCGCGGACTCCGTCGGGGGGGACATGGACTTTGAAGAATATTACTTCGCCGGGGGATACGCCCAGGAGCATCAACGCTTCACGTGGGGAGTATACGCCAACTACCGGGCCCTCATCGAGTACCGGCAAATCGACCCCCGCCCTCGAAACATCGTCTCCGACCTGAAAGCCTCCGTCGGCATATCGGCCCGGCTGAACAGGCAATACGCCCTGGGGCTCGCCCTCCATGTCGGCAAATACAAACAAACCAACAGCTTGAAATTCTATAGCGAACTGGGTTCCGCCATCACCTACAACCTCAGCGGCCTGGGCATGGACTACGTCCGCTTTCGCCGGGGGGCCACCTCCCTCTTCTACGACGGTCACCGCTACGGGGCAAGCCTCGAAATCTTCCCCCGCGACAAACAGGGCTTCTCCGGCTCCTTCGGATATGAACGATTCTCATTCGAGAAACTCATTTCAGACCTGAACGACCTCCCCTTGAACACCTTGAACCAGGACGAGATGAAAGCCGAAATCGCTTACACCTCCTTCCGGAACAACCACCAATGGGGCATCCGGACACGGGCCACCTACCAAAACCGTCAAGGAATTGAATCCCTCATCGGGAGCGCCTCAACCAACGTGTACGAAAAAACGGGCGAGGCCGAACAGCTATCCGTGAAAAAAGCCGATCTCTCCCTTTCGGGAGTGTACGGGCAAACCAAAGGCAACCGCTTCACGTGGTACCTCTCGCCCAAAGCCGGGTTCAACTCCTTCAAGATGGAATACATTGACCCCGCCCGCCTCATGAAGATAAACTACCTGTACGGCGGGATGAACCTCTTTGCCGCTGCCGGCTACAAAAAGTCCTCCTTCCAGCTCGTTCTGGACGGGACGTATCGCAAGAACTCGACCGCCGACTTGCAACTCACGGAAATCGACCAGGAGCAAATCGCCCTGGCTGCCGTTTACAAGGCTTACGACAACCTCTCGGCGGACAACTGGACCACGAACATCGAAGTCCGCTGGAATTACTCCCTGCCCAAAAACAGGGGCATTTTCATCAAACTCAACTGGCAACACGACTCCTGCAAAAACGACTTGCACCGGGAAACCCTGCAAGCACATTGCGGCATTGTTTTTTAA
- a CDS encoding ABC transporter ATP-binding protein codes for MEKVIECKNITHYYGEKLIYENLNFEVEKGKVLGLLGKNGTGKTTIINILNGYLKPRSGECYLLGENMNHLTPATKAKIGLLLEGHVQHTYFTIEQIEKYYRAFFPNWKRDAFYGLMEKLKVVPHQKINNMSCGQRSQVALGLLFAQDPELLILDDFSMGLDPGYRRLFVEYLRDFAAGGDKTIFLTSHIIQDMELLIDDCMILDYGRLLIHKPTREIMDNFHRFRFSLDEGQLPATHEKLWNTEKTNGQWITYSFEPLATVRQLLEAKGAHVSDLKEETLTLEDAFIGLTGKY; via the coding sequence ATGGAAAAAGTAATCGAGTGTAAAAACATAACGCACTATTACGGGGAAAAACTCATTTACGAGAACCTGAACTTTGAAGTAGAGAAAGGCAAAGTGCTCGGGCTGCTCGGGAAAAACGGAACGGGAAAAACCACCATCATCAACATCTTGAACGGTTACCTGAAACCCCGCTCCGGAGAGTGCTACCTCCTCGGCGAGAACATGAATCACCTCACGCCCGCCACGAAAGCCAAAATCGGCTTGCTACTGGAAGGCCACGTGCAACACACCTACTTCACGATCGAGCAAATCGAGAAATATTACCGGGCCTTCTTCCCGAACTGGAAACGGGACGCCTTCTACGGTCTGATGGAAAAACTAAAAGTCGTTCCCCATCAGAAAATCAACAACATGTCATGCGGCCAGCGTTCCCAAGTCGCCCTCGGGCTGCTATTTGCCCAAGACCCGGAGCTGCTGATCCTGGACGACTTCTCCATGGGACTGGATCCCGGCTACCGCCGCCTCTTCGTGGAATACTTGCGGGACTTTGCCGCCGGCGGGGACAAAACGATATTCCTCACCTCCCACATCATCCAAGACATGGAACTGCTGATTGACGACTGCATGATCTTGGACTACGGACGCCTGTTGATACACAAGCCGACCCGGGAAATCATGGACAACTTCCACCGTTTCCGCTTCTCCCTGGACGAGGGACAACTTCCCGCCACCCATGAAAAACTATGGAACACGGAGAAAACCAACGGTCAGTGGATCACCTACTCCTTCGAGCCCCTCGCAACCGTCCGTCAACTGCTGGAAGCAAAAGGCGCGCACGTGTCCGACTTGAAGGAAGAAACCTTGACCCTTGAAGACGCTTTTATCGGCTTGACCGGGAAATATTAA
- a CDS encoding DUF4857 domain-containing protein, producing the protein MKIKILYIGLSVFLLSWIIPSLVELSLDSSSRYPFTYYSSVVNQFCYFDQEDDNVRGRDMSGRTYTDAEFDRVLPMFYYRQLAMENALPDSIQGVPVDLHTIARNNFFFWYKPKDKNTPVIALYPMFESCSGKVDLENPSDMFRLKENIEFIDMATNRVDEQKSARFQQALEKAGFAFPAQWVAGIPTSQKSYDEGYFALDSEGHLFHVKMTNGKPFVKDTKVRDISCMLPMEIENRSLYGFLFDTHHTLYYLSTDGYRLVKVLDDVDPDKDRVSIMANMFYWTVAKTTSDGEHTYALESRSMQRVDSLFRPAPESAWDKTLPYLFPFTVTFQDSTNSYIYPRVSGYYFPSLPLNIVLAVVTLIVYRKDRSRGKYLAGIITLCTGIAGFITVCLFARIRK; encoded by the coding sequence ATGAAAATAAAGATCTTATACATCGGGTTATCCGTCTTCTTACTATCGTGGATAATCCCGTCGCTCGTTGAGCTCTCCCTGGACTCCTCCTCCCGCTACCCGTTCACCTACTACAGCTCCGTCGTCAACCAATTCTGTTACTTTGACCAGGAGGATGACAACGTGCGGGGACGGGACATGAGCGGTAGAACCTACACCGACGCGGAATTCGACCGGGTGCTGCCCATGTTCTACTACCGCCAGTTGGCCATGGAAAACGCCCTTCCGGACTCCATACAAGGGGTCCCGGTTGACCTGCACACGATCGCCCGCAACAACTTTTTCTTCTGGTACAAGCCCAAGGACAAAAACACCCCGGTCATCGCGCTCTACCCCATGTTCGAATCCTGCTCGGGGAAAGTGGACCTGGAGAACCCCAGCGACATGTTCCGCCTGAAAGAGAACATCGAATTCATCGACATGGCCACCAACCGGGTCGACGAACAGAAATCCGCCCGCTTCCAGCAAGCCTTGGAAAAGGCCGGGTTCGCCTTCCCCGCGCAATGGGTGGCCGGCATCCCCACCAGCCAGAAATCATACGATGAAGGCTACTTCGCCCTGGACAGCGAGGGCCACCTCTTCCATGTAAAGATGACGAACGGCAAACCTTTTGTCAAGGACACGAAGGTGCGCGACATCTCCTGCATGCTCCCGATGGAAATTGAAAACCGGAGCCTGTACGGATTCCTGTTCGACACGCACCACACGCTGTACTACCTCTCCACGGACGGCTACCGGCTCGTGAAAGTGCTGGACGACGTGGACCCCGACAAAGACCGGGTGTCCATCATGGCCAACATGTTCTACTGGACGGTGGCCAAAACCACCTCGGACGGGGAACACACCTACGCCCTGGAGAGCCGAAGCATGCAACGGGTCGACAGCCTGTTCCGCCCGGCACCGGAATCCGCGTGGGACAAAACGCTGCCCTACCTATTCCCGTTCACGGTAACCTTCCAAGACAGCACGAACAGTTACATCTATCCCCGGGTTTCGGGGTACTACTTCCCGTCACTCCCGTTGAACATCGTACTCGCGGTCGTTACCCTTATCGTGTACCGCAAAGACAGATCCCGCGGGAAATACCTTGCCGGAATCATCACCCTATGCACGGGAATTGCCGGATTCATCACCGTATGCCTCTTTGCCAGAATAAGAAAATAA
- a CDS encoding MarC family protein, giving the protein MTVKMILACIVALLALVNPVQKVLIVTSLQERFTPKELRYISIKSSITAALILVFFLFLGEVTFSYVFHVELYSFQITCGAVLMYNGLSGLLKGFFLKVDEHIKLADLTTVPIAIPMIAGPATITAAVTFPVQYGREITIIAILIALSVNLFCMLQARRIGNFLIKYNFMNPLIRIIGLIVATIGLQMIFDGITLFIKSLTV; this is encoded by the coding sequence ATGACGGTAAAAATGATATTAGCTTGTATCGTGGCCCTCTTGGCCCTGGTCAACCCGGTACAGAAGGTTTTAATTGTTACTTCGTTGCAGGAGAGGTTCACTCCTAAGGAGTTGCGGTATATATCGATCAAATCGTCCATTACCGCCGCGTTGATCCTGGTCTTTTTTCTTTTCCTGGGCGAGGTCACGTTCAGTTACGTGTTCCATGTCGAGCTGTACTCTTTTCAAATCACCTGCGGGGCCGTGTTGATGTATAACGGGTTGTCCGGCCTGCTGAAAGGTTTTTTCTTGAAAGTGGACGAGCATATCAAACTGGCCGATCTGACCACGGTGCCTATCGCCATCCCGATGATCGCGGGACCGGCCACGATCACGGCTGCCGTTACGTTTCCCGTCCAGTACGGGCGCGAGATCACGATCATCGCCATCCTGATCGCCCTGTCGGTGAATCTGTTTTGTATGTTGCAGGCCCGGCGAATCGGGAATTTCTTGATTAAATACAATTTCATGAACCCGTTGATCCGGATTATCGGGTTGATTGTTGCCACGATCGGTTTGCAGATGATATTTGACGGGATCACGTTGTTTATAAAGTCGTTGACGGTATAA